From a single Thermoplasmata archaeon genomic region:
- a CDS encoding 4Fe-4S dicluster domain-containing protein, producing MPLYVDPMTCTGCRICQLVCSFNKEGKIWLAAARVDVIREKSGKDYINACRNCKNPKCMTACKHGAIEFIEGKVYINEKKCKGCGACISACPFGAIKMHPVKEKAIKCDFCGKCVEFCPPKVLKMR from the coding sequence ATGCCGCTTTATGTGGACCCTATGACATGTACGGGCTGTAGAATCTGTCAGCTCGTGTGTTCATTCAACAAGGAAGGAAAAATCTGGCTTGCAGCTGCAAGGGTCGATGTAATAAGGGAAAAGAGCGGGAAGGACTACATAAATGCTTGCAGGAACTGCAAAAATCCAAAGTGTATGACCGCATGTAAGCATGGTGCAATTGAATTCATTGAGGGAAAGGTTTACATTAACGAAAAGAAGTGTAAGGGTTGTGGTGCCTGCATTTCCGCTTGCCCGTTCGGGGCAATAAAAATGCATCCAGTAAAAGAGAAAGCGATAAAATGTGATTTTTGTGGAAAGTGTGTAGAATTTTGTCCACCTAAAGTGCTGAAGATGAGGTGA
- a CDS encoding aldehyde ferredoxin oxidoreductase family protein translates to MRIPGYANTLLVINLSTKKVQRRRIPPEIIRRYIGGAGFCSYYLFHMLKKGLEPLSPKNVLMFATGPFTGTLWPQGSRYTVACKSPLTDGWGEAHSAGFWGPYLKFAGFDGIIITGAAKKPVYIVINDGEVEIKNASHIWGKTVEETEESIKRDEGKEFSVASIGPAGENLVRFAAIMNDLDRAAARCGVGAVMGAKKLKAIAVYGTKPVEIYDKENYLDGIRKLHDKMAKDPLTPGRIKYGTTALVDLMNEIGRFPTYNCRTGYYPEAYKINGDAINARYLIKPRADFACTQRCARYCKVESGKYKCISGGPEYETLSSLGSRCGNSNLEAVLYANYLCNDLGMDTISAGATISWAMECYELGLIDKNDTQGIDLKWGNSEAICNLLELIAYKKGFGNLLAEGSYRAAQKIGRGTEKYVMHVKKMEIAGQDGRAQKSMGLAMTVSPRGADHLYAFPVLDEAGFVEKIKEVYGDQFLPEIADRLNPKYKGYMVFVNENFSTLVESLGACKYGTMVPPALYYPEVILGLRITTGMEFDRKELEIIGERIVNLNRLFNIREGFSAKDDRLPERFTKEPMPDGAAKDQIVEIDEMLKDYYGLREWDENGYPSVRKIQELGLEKEWEMVEKDVRSKRVIKNSHYKSLFGRGI, encoded by the coding sequence ATGAGAATACCAGGTTATGCAAATACATTGCTGGTTATCAACTTGTCAACAAAGAAAGTGCAGCGTCGCAGAATTCCTCCTGAGATTATTCGAAGATACATAGGTGGTGCTGGTTTCTGCTCCTACTACCTTTTCCACATGCTCAAGAAGGGTTTAGAGCCGCTCTCCCCTAAGAATGTGCTGATGTTTGCAACTGGTCCATTCACTGGCACACTCTGGCCCCAAGGTTCAAGATATACTGTTGCATGTAAATCTCCACTCACAGATGGTTGGGGTGAGGCACATTCTGCAGGTTTCTGGGGACCGTATCTCAAATTCGCAGGGTTTGACGGGATAATTATAACAGGGGCTGCAAAAAAACCTGTTTATATAGTCATAAACGATGGTGAAGTAGAAATAAAAAATGCTTCACACATATGGGGTAAAACGGTAGAAGAAACAGAAGAGTCAATTAAAAGGGATGAAGGTAAGGAGTTCAGCGTTGCCTCCATCGGTCCAGCTGGGGAAAATCTTGTGCGGTTTGCAGCAATAATGAACGATTTAGATAGGGCTGCTGCTAGATGTGGCGTCGGAGCTGTGATGGGGGCGAAGAAGCTGAAGGCAATAGCGGTTTACGGAACCAAGCCGGTGGAAATCTACGACAAAGAAAACTATTTGGATGGAATCAGAAAGCTGCATGATAAAATGGCTAAAGACCCTCTCACACCTGGAAGAATAAAGTATGGCACAACTGCTCTGGTTGACCTGATGAATGAAATTGGAAGATTCCCAACATATAATTGCAGAACTGGTTACTATCCTGAAGCCTACAAGATAAACGGAGACGCAATCAATGCCAGATATCTAATAAAGCCAAGAGCTGACTTTGCTTGCACGCAGAGATGTGCAAGGTATTGCAAAGTTGAAAGTGGAAAATACAAATGCATTTCTGGTGGCCCGGAGTACGAGACCCTGTCCTCCCTTGGTTCTCGCTGTGGAAACTCAAATCTTGAAGCAGTGCTTTATGCAAATTATCTGTGCAATGACCTGGGTATGGATACTATTTCTGCAGGTGCAACAATTTCCTGGGCAATGGAATGCTATGAACTGGGATTGATTGATAAAAATGATACGCAAGGCATAGATCTCAAATGGGGAAACTCTGAAGCAATCTGTAACTTGCTTGAGTTGATTGCCTACAAGAAGGGCTTTGGCAATCTTCTTGCTGAAGGAAGTTATAGGGCCGCCCAGAAGATCGGGCGAGGCACAGAGAAGTATGTAATGCATGTGAAAAAGATGGAGATTGCAGGTCAAGATGGCAGGGCTCAAAAATCAATGGGATTAGCCATGACTGTTTCGCCAAGGGGTGCTGACCATCTGTACGCTTTTCCTGTCCTTGACGAAGCTGGATTTGTGGAGAAAATCAAAGAGGTCTATGGAGACCAGTTTTTACCTGAAATTGCGGACCGGCTCAATCCGAAGTACAAGGGTTACATGGTCTTTGTTAATGAGAATTTTTCAACACTCGTTGAATCTTTGGGAGCATGCAAATACGGGACGATGGTGCCGCCTGCACTTTATTACCCAGAAGTAATTCTTGGTTTAAGAATCACCACGGGCATGGAATTTGATAGAAAGGAACTGGAAATAATAGGTGAACGAATTGTCAATCTAAATCGCCTCTTCAACATTAGAGAAGGTTTTTCTGCAAAGGACGATAGGTTACCGGAAAGATTCACTAAAGAGCCAATGCCTGATGGTGCCGCAAAGGACCAGATTGTTGAAATTGATGAAATGCTGAAGG